From a single Bryobacter aggregatus MPL3 genomic region:
- a CDS encoding bifunctional 4-hydroxy-2-oxoglutarate aldolase/2-dehydro-3-deoxy-phosphogluconate aldolase, with protein MTKQQILSNLLSVGVVPVVRTATAEAAIRSIEALYEGGITTAEITMTVPGAIKALEQIAAKFGDKITLGAGTVLDPETCRICMLSGAEFFVTPNLNPKTIEMAKRYSKVILPGALTPTEVSQAWDAGADIVKVFPCGNVGGPKYIKALKGPFPQIEMAPTGGVNLDTTADFLRAGACSVAVGGELIDAATIKSGKYEVFTERARQYIALIQQTRAELAAAK; from the coding sequence ATGACCAAGCAACAAATCCTGTCGAACCTCCTCTCCGTCGGCGTCGTCCCTGTCGTGCGCACCGCCACCGCCGAAGCCGCCATCCGCTCCATTGAAGCGCTCTATGAAGGCGGCATCACCACCGCAGAGATCACGATGACCGTTCCCGGTGCGATCAAGGCCCTGGAACAGATCGCAGCGAAGTTTGGCGACAAGATTACCCTCGGCGCAGGCACCGTTCTCGATCCCGAAACCTGCCGCATCTGCATGCTCTCCGGAGCCGAATTTTTCGTCACCCCCAACCTGAACCCGAAGACCATTGAGATGGCCAAGCGCTACTCGAAGGTCATCCTCCCCGGTGCGCTCACGCCCACTGAAGTCTCCCAGGCCTGGGACGCCGGCGCCGACATCGTCAAAGTTTTCCCCTGCGGCAACGTCGGCGGGCCCAAGTACATCAAGGCGCTCAAAGGGCCCTTCCCCCAGATCGAAATGGCCCCCACCGGCGGCGTCAATCTCGACACCACCGCGGACTTTCTCCGCGCCGGCGCCTGCTCGGTGGCCGTCGGTGGCGAACTGATCGATGCCGCCACCATCAAGAGCGGTAAGTACGAAGTCTTCACCGAACGCGCCCGCCAGTACATCGCACTCATCCAGCAGACCCGCGCTGAACTCGCCGCCGCAAAATAG
- a CDS encoding DUF72 domain-containing protein, whose protein sequence is MNLPTTGPIHCGPSGWAHAQWQGVFYPNLKSKAFHQLEFTSRFFNSVELSSSFYGPLRPELSQLWCRQVRENAEFQFTARLWKKLTHEAQVDAKDIAAFREGIRPIEEAGKLGALLMQFPSSFRFTAENRTRFIELRRQLKGLPLVAEFRHSSWAEEDALGTLIDYHVGFCNIDQPDHARAMPPTSFQTSPIAYVRLTGRALSGPYQYDLDELSEWTHRIRKASRYAKRTFVVMANDPGARSLVNAFQMKQLLGMSEVRAPYELVRRFAAELGNIRLDRPVQTDLFGSVAA, encoded by the coding sequence ATGAATCTACCCACAACCGGACCCATCCACTGTGGACCCTCAGGTTGGGCTCACGCCCAATGGCAGGGCGTCTTTTACCCCAACCTGAAGTCAAAGGCCTTTCATCAACTGGAGTTCACTTCCCGCTTCTTCAACAGCGTCGAGCTCAGTTCCAGCTTCTACGGCCCGCTCCGTCCGGAATTGAGCCAATTGTGGTGCCGTCAGGTGCGCGAGAACGCTGAGTTCCAGTTCACCGCGCGGCTTTGGAAAAAACTCACCCATGAGGCTCAAGTGGACGCGAAGGACATCGCCGCATTTCGTGAGGGGATTCGCCCGATTGAAGAAGCTGGAAAGCTCGGCGCGCTCTTGATGCAGTTTCCAAGTTCCTTCCGCTTCACGGCGGAGAATCGCACTCGCTTCATTGAATTGCGCCGCCAGTTGAAGGGCCTGCCACTGGTTGCCGAATTCCGGCACTCCAGCTGGGCCGAGGAAGATGCGCTCGGCACGCTCATCGATTACCACGTCGGCTTCTGCAACATCGACCAGCCCGATCACGCCCGCGCTATGCCGCCCACTTCCTTCCAAACCAGCCCCATCGCCTATGTGCGGCTCACCGGCCGCGCGCTCAGCGGGCCCTACCAATACGACCTGGACGAACTCTCGGAGTGGACCCATCGCATCCGCAAGGCCAGCCGCTATGCCAAGCGTACTTTTGTCGTGATGGCGAATGACCCCGGCGCCCGTAGTCTGGTCAATGCCTTCCAGATGAAGCAGCTTCTCGGGATGAGCGAAGTGCGCGCCCCTTACGAACTCGTGCGCCGCTTTGCCGCGGAGCTCGGCAACATCCGGCTTGACCGTCCGGTCCAGACCGACCTGTTCGGCTCAGTCGCCGCCTAA
- a CDS encoding MmcQ/YjbR family DNA-binding protein, with protein sequence MSKRLTPQARIRSYCLSFPEAIEVEQFGHPFFKWRGKPFTILSGTQSEQLSIKVEKELQPIFLEDPRFTKTAYVGQHGWVTLQLTGHLDWEEVESLIEGSFRLVSSKKQKAKIKRK encoded by the coding sequence ATGTCCAAACGATTGACTCCCCAGGCCCGAATCCGGAGCTATTGCCTCTCCTTCCCGGAGGCAATCGAAGTCGAACAGTTTGGTCATCCCTTCTTCAAATGGCGTGGGAAACCCTTCACTATCCTCAGCGGCACGCAATCCGAGCAGCTCTCAATCAAAGTCGAAAAAGAATTACAGCCGATCTTCCTCGAAGACCCTCGCTTCACCAAAACCGCCTATGTCGGACAACATGGCTGGGTCACTTTGCAGCTGACAGGTCATCTCGATTGGGAAGAAGTCGAGAGCCTGATCGAGGGCAGTTTTCGGTTGGTTTCGTCGAAGAAGCAGAAGGCGAAAATCAAGCGAAAATAA
- the dgoD gene encoding galactonate dehydratase, protein MSPQSRRHAIRTAFASMVTAGAALSQKKDVPVPAKDNLKITRLETILVKPRWLFLKIHTNAGIVGLGEPVVEGRALTVAAAVKEIEPYLIGKDPRPVAHHWQAIYRHAFYRGGPVLTSALSGIDQALWDIKGKALGVPVYELLGGPTRNKVRVYAHAGTPEVMRAQMAKGFTAFKTGPSGSYSKKFPGGNNFHRYVEPPAEVDYIVERFAELRKAVGDGADIAIDFHGRVSPALARVLIKKLEPYNPMFIEEPINCQDHDIMADIARGTHIPIATGERVFTKWGFREVLEKKAASILQPDMCHAGGITEVRLIAGMAEAYYASVAPHNPLGPISLAAGVQLSAAIPNFLIQEQVSLGEGYIKQPLTVSNGYLNLPTTPGLGVELDENAMADKIGHDWRSPETYDGFDGSVVDW, encoded by the coding sequence ATGTCGCCTCAATCGCGCCGTCACGCCATTCGCACGGCTTTCGCCTCCATGGTCACAGCCGGTGCCGCCCTGTCGCAGAAGAAGGACGTGCCGGTACCCGCCAAGGACAACCTCAAAATTACCCGCCTCGAAACGATCCTGGTGAAGCCACGCTGGCTCTTCCTCAAGATCCACACCAATGCGGGCATCGTCGGCCTTGGGGAACCGGTAGTGGAGGGCCGCGCGCTCACCGTCGCCGCTGCGGTCAAAGAGATCGAGCCCTACCTCATCGGCAAAGATCCCCGCCCTGTGGCCCACCACTGGCAGGCCATCTACCGCCACGCCTTCTATCGTGGCGGCCCCGTGCTCACCAGCGCGCTCAGCGGCATCGATCAGGCGCTCTGGGACATCAAGGGTAAGGCGCTCGGCGTCCCCGTCTATGAGTTGCTCGGCGGCCCCACCCGCAACAAGGTGCGCGTCTATGCGCATGCCGGTACCCCCGAGGTGATGCGCGCCCAGATGGCCAAGGGCTTCACTGCCTTTAAAACCGGCCCCTCCGGCAGCTACTCCAAGAAATTCCCCGGCGGCAATAACTTCCATCGCTACGTGGAACCGCCCGCCGAAGTCGACTACATCGTCGAGCGTTTCGCGGAACTCCGCAAGGCCGTCGGCGACGGCGCCGACATCGCCATCGACTTCCACGGGCGCGTCAGCCCGGCGCTCGCCCGCGTGCTCATCAAGAAGCTCGAACCCTACAACCCGATGTTCATCGAAGAGCCGATCAACTGCCAGGATCACGACATCATGGCCGACATCGCCCGCGGCACGCACATCCCCATCGCCACCGGCGAACGCGTCTTCACCAAGTGGGGCTTCCGCGAAGTGCTCGAGAAGAAGGCCGCCAGCATCCTGCAGCCCGACATGTGCCACGCCGGCGGCATCACCGAGGTGCGCCTCATTGCCGGTATGGCCGAGGCTTACTATGCCTCGGTTGCGCCGCACAATCCGCTCGGTCCCATCTCGCTTGCTGCCGGAGTGCAACTCTCGGCCGCCATCCCGAACTTCCTCATCCAGGAGCAGGTCTCGCTCGGCGAAGGCTACATCAAGCAGCCGCTCACCGTCAGCAACGGTTATCTGAATCTGCCCACCACGCCCGGTCTCGGCGTCGAGCTCGACGAGAACGCCATGGCCGACAAGATTGGCCACGACTGGCGCAGCCCCGAAACCTACGACGGCTTCGACGGTTCTGTCGTCGATTGGTAG
- a CDS encoding arylsulfatase, whose translation MTRREWLLAAGAGAAFGQRRSRPNLVFILADDLGYGDLGCYGQQKILTPHLDALAKRGVQFDAAYAGSTVCAPSRCCLMTGLHTGHTRVRGNGKNETVLRAGDLVLPEVLQSNGYRTAMFGKWGLGQPGTPGYPTKKGWEEWLGYFTQLQAHNYYPEILEHNDGILELAGNTGSQRKDYAPDVIHGHALRWLDAQNAAKPFFLYYNSTLPHANNEMGRDTGNGMQIPNDAPYGAKPWPQVEKNFAAMVTKLDQYVGSLVAKLEEMKLLDNTLLVFASDNGPHKEGGHDPEFFASRGPLWGIKRDLYEGGIRVPAMAVWANQIPAGRRSTEPWAFWDVMPTFCEAARVPAPEGLDGKSMLLQWQGKGGATHDPFYWEFHEKGFAQAVRQGQWKAVRTMQGDLELYDLSTDLGETKNVAAVHPAVLASLRELMKTMRTESADWPTHG comes from the coding sequence ATGACTCGACGGGAATGGCTATTGGCTGCAGGGGCTGGGGCGGCATTCGGACAGCGGCGCAGCAGGCCGAATCTGGTTTTTATACTGGCCGACGATCTGGGCTATGGCGATCTTGGTTGCTATGGGCAGCAGAAGATTTTGACGCCGCATCTCGATGCGCTGGCCAAGCGCGGCGTGCAGTTTGATGCCGCCTATGCGGGGTCGACGGTTTGCGCGCCCAGCCGCTGCTGTTTGATGACCGGCCTGCATACCGGGCATACGCGGGTGCGGGGCAATGGCAAGAACGAGACTGTGTTACGCGCCGGCGATCTGGTGTTGCCGGAAGTGTTGCAATCGAACGGCTACCGGACCGCAATGTTTGGCAAGTGGGGGCTGGGCCAGCCGGGGACGCCGGGTTACCCGACCAAGAAGGGTTGGGAGGAGTGGCTGGGTTACTTCACGCAGCTCCAGGCGCATAACTATTATCCAGAGATCCTCGAACACAATGACGGGATTCTCGAGTTAGCGGGCAATACGGGATCGCAGCGTAAGGATTATGCGCCCGATGTCATTCATGGGCATGCGCTGCGCTGGCTTGACGCGCAGAATGCGGCGAAGCCGTTTTTTCTCTATTACAACTCGACGCTGCCGCATGCGAACAACGAGATGGGGCGCGACACAGGCAATGGTATGCAGATTCCGAATGATGCGCCGTATGGCGCGAAGCCTTGGCCACAAGTCGAGAAGAACTTTGCGGCGATGGTGACGAAGCTCGATCAGTATGTTGGCAGTCTGGTGGCTAAGCTCGAAGAAATGAAGTTACTCGACAATACATTGCTCGTGTTTGCTTCAGACAATGGGCCGCACAAAGAGGGTGGCCATGATCCGGAATTTTTTGCTTCGCGTGGGCCGCTGTGGGGGATCAAGCGCGATCTGTATGAGGGTGGAATTCGGGTGCCGGCGATGGCGGTTTGGGCGAATCAGATTCCAGCGGGAAGGCGGAGCACGGAGCCTTGGGCATTCTGGGATGTGATGCCGACCTTTTGCGAGGCGGCCCGTGTGCCGGCACCCGAGGGTCTCGATGGCAAGAGCATGTTGTTGCAGTGGCAAGGTAAGGGCGGTGCGACTCACGATCCGTTCTATTGGGAGTTTCATGAGAAGGGCTTTGCGCAGGCCGTGCGGCAGGGGCAATGGAAGGCGGTGCGGACGATGCAGGGCGACTTGGAATTATATGACCTGAGTACGGACTTGGGCGAGACCAAGAACGTCGCTGCGGTGCATCCGGCGGTGTTGGCCTCGTTGCGGGAACTCATGAAGACGATGCGGACGGAGAGTGCCGACTGGCCGACGCACGGCTAG
- the purL gene encoding phosphoribosylformylglycinamidine synthase subunit PurL, with protein MTDTTSTTLDALLKKHKLTQGEYEKIIQLLGREPNLTELGIFSVMWSEHCSYKSSKVHLKKLPTESARVLQGPGENAGIIDIGGGYAIAFKIESHNHPSFIEPFQGAATGVGGILRDIFTMGARPIAVLDAIRFGPLDSKENGARNRRILDGVVQGISHYGNCFGVPTIGGETAFEACYDGNPLVNVFALGVFRHDEIFYGRATGVGNPVIYVGGRTGRDGIAGASMASDVFTEASQQQRPTVQVGDPFMEKLLLEACIEAMKTGAVVGIQDMGAAGLTCSTSEMGSRAETGIDFDLKHVPQRETGMTPYEIMLSESQERMLLVAEKGREQEIFDVFNKWGLESATIGTVTDDGMLRVRNNGVVVAEIRNRDLADEAPLYNRPYTKPFRSAPMEGPAFQSKSLEGDLLKMLASNDLCSKKWIWEQYDYMVRTNTLAGPGGDAAIVRIKEAGISVAMSLDGNGRYCYLDPREGVKLIVAECCRNLSVVGAQPVSATNNLNFGNPERPEIMAQLVEAIEGMSDACRFFETPITGGNVSLYNETLGESIFPTPVIGIVGLLPTAKPVPSAFPAAGLDVLLLGGLGDCDLTHFGGTQYAKQVLDQLWGLPPKLDMEFEKRVQSAAREIALGGLAAAAHDLGEGGLAVALAECSFGGVGAAVEIASELRPEFTLFHEAPSRVLVATSKLEEVLAVAARHDVPAVILGKTASDTLKISISGQPAIEIAIDRLYKTWDQALEEALHV; from the coding sequence ATGACCGACACCACTTCCACGACACTCGACGCCCTGCTGAAGAAGCACAAGCTGACGCAGGGTGAATACGAGAAGATTATTCAATTGCTCGGTCGCGAGCCGAACCTGACAGAGCTTGGAATCTTCAGCGTCATGTGGAGCGAGCACTGCTCCTACAAGAGTTCGAAAGTACACCTGAAGAAGCTGCCCACCGAGAGTGCGCGCGTGCTGCAGGGGCCCGGCGAGAATGCCGGCATCATCGACATTGGCGGCGGCTATGCGATCGCCTTCAAGATTGAGTCGCACAACCATCCGAGCTTTATCGAACCCTTCCAGGGCGCGGCGACCGGCGTCGGTGGCATTCTGCGCGACATCTTCACGATGGGCGCGCGTCCGATTGCCGTTCTCGATGCGATTCGCTTTGGTCCGCTCGACAGCAAAGAGAATGGCGCGCGCAACCGCCGCATTCTCGATGGCGTCGTGCAGGGCATTTCGCATTACGGTAACTGCTTTGGCGTGCCGACGATTGGCGGCGAGACGGCGTTTGAGGCTTGCTATGACGGCAATCCGCTGGTGAACGTGTTTGCGCTTGGTGTCTTTCGTCACGATGAGATTTTCTATGGCCGCGCGACCGGCGTTGGCAATCCCGTGATCTATGTGGGGGGCCGTACTGGCCGCGATGGCATCGCCGGCGCATCCATGGCTTCTGACGTCTTCACCGAAGCGAGCCAGCAACAGCGTCCCACCGTCCAGGTGGGCGACCCCTTCATGGAGAAGTTGCTGCTTGAGGCTTGTATCGAGGCGATGAAGACCGGCGCGGTGGTCGGTATTCAGGACATGGGCGCGGCGGGCTTGACCTGTTCAACGAGCGAAATGGGTTCACGCGCCGAAACCGGTATCGACTTCGACTTGAAGCATGTGCCGCAGCGCGAGACCGGCATGACACCTTACGAGATCATGCTTTCGGAATCGCAGGAGCGTATGCTGCTGGTCGCCGAGAAGGGCCGCGAGCAGGAAATCTTCGATGTCTTCAACAAGTGGGGGCTTGAGAGCGCAACGATCGGAACGGTGACTGACGACGGCATGTTGCGTGTGCGCAACAATGGCGTCGTCGTGGCCGAGATTCGCAATCGCGATCTGGCCGATGAAGCTCCTCTCTACAATCGTCCTTACACGAAGCCGTTCCGTTCCGCGCCGATGGAAGGGCCGGCATTCCAGTCGAAGAGCCTCGAAGGCGACCTGCTCAAAATGCTGGCGAGCAACGATCTTTGCTCGAAGAAGTGGATCTGGGAACAGTACGACTACATGGTGCGTACCAATACGCTCGCAGGCCCCGGTGGCGATGCGGCGATTGTGCGGATCAAGGAAGCTGGCATCTCGGTTGCAATGTCGCTCGACGGCAATGGCCGCTACTGCTATCTGGACCCGCGCGAGGGCGTCAAGCTGATTGTCGCCGAGTGCTGCCGCAACCTTTCGGTGGTAGGCGCGCAGCCGGTTTCTGCGACGAACAACCTGAACTTCGGCAACCCGGAACGTCCCGAGATCATGGCGCAACTGGTGGAAGCAATCGAAGGCATGTCTGATGCCTGCCGCTTCTTTGAGACGCCGATTACGGGCGGCAATGTCAGCCTGTACAACGAGACGCTGGGCGAATCAATCTTCCCAACCCCAGTGATCGGAATCGTCGGTTTGCTGCCGACGGCAAAGCCGGTGCCTTCTGCCTTCCCGGCGGCGGGGCTTGACGTGCTGCTGCTCGGGGGCCTGGGCGACTGTGATCTCACGCACTTCGGTGGGACGCAGTATGCCAAGCAGGTTCTTGATCAGCTCTGGGGCCTGCCTCCCAAGCTCGATATGGAGTTTGAGAAGCGTGTGCAGTCGGCGGCGCGTGAGATTGCGCTGGGTGGTTTGGCGGCTGCGGCGCATGATCTGGGCGAGGGCGGGTTGGCTGTGGCTCTTGCGGAATGCAGCTTTGGTGGCGTGGGTGCGGCAGTCGAAATTGCTTCGGAACTGCGTCCGGAATTCACTTTGTTCCATGAAGCTCCATCCCGCGTGCTGGTTGCGACGTCTAAGTTAGAGGAAGTGCTTGCTGTGGCTGCCCGGCACGATGTGCCTGCGGTGATCCTTGGCAAGACGGCTTCGGACACACTGAAAATTTCAATCTCCGGCCAGCCGGCGATTGAAATTGCGATTGACCGGTTATACAAGACCTGGGATCAGGCTCTCGAGGAGGCGTTGCATGTTTGA
- the purQ gene encoding phosphoribosylformylglycinamidine synthase subunit PurQ codes for MKFGVVVFPGSNCDHDAFYAVTSNLGQQADFIWHDSENLSGFDAVILPGGFSYGDHLRCGAIARFSPVMRAIKKFADDGGLVAGFCNGFQILTEAHILPGALVRNAGLRYICKTVGLETATTNSPFTNALEKGQVLQIPIAHGEGCYTADAKTLDELEAEDRVVFRYTDNPNGSMRDIAGILNPGRNVMGMMPHPERVSDPLMPGTDGLQVFQSILTAFART; via the coding sequence ATGAAATTCGGAGTCGTAGTGTTTCCCGGCTCGAATTGTGATCACGACGCATTTTACGCCGTGACTTCCAATCTCGGGCAGCAAGCCGATTTTATCTGGCATGACAGCGAGAACCTGAGTGGCTTCGATGCCGTCATTCTCCCAGGTGGTTTCTCTTACGGAGACCATTTGCGGTGTGGCGCAATCGCCCGCTTTTCTCCTGTGATGCGAGCCATCAAGAAGTTCGCTGATGATGGCGGGCTCGTTGCAGGTTTCTGCAATGGGTTTCAGATCCTCACAGAAGCGCATATCCTTCCTGGCGCACTGGTTCGGAACGCCGGTCTGCGGTATATCTGCAAGACTGTCGGCCTCGAAACGGCCACCACCAATTCCCCCTTTACCAACGCACTCGAGAAGGGCCAAGTGTTGCAGATCCCCATCGCGCATGGCGAAGGCTGTTACACCGCGGATGCCAAGACGCTCGATGAACTGGAAGCTGAAGACCGCGTCGTGTTCCGTTATACGGACAACCCGAACGGTTCGATGCGCGACATCGCCGGCATCTTAAATCCTGGCCGCAACGTGATGGGCATGATGCCGCATCCGGAGCGCGTTTCTGACCCTCTCATGCCCGGCACCGACGGGCTCCAAGTCTTTCAATCGATCCTGACTGCATTCGCTCGAACCTAG
- the purF gene encoding amidophosphoribosyltransferase — protein MFDKFHDECGVFAIYGHPEASKLANLGLYALQHRGQESAGIASLHNDTIICRKAMGHVADVFTNPILAELKGESAIGHTRYSTAGDTVELNAQPFNVMCNKGAIAVAHNGNITNAINLRNELEQDGSIFQATSDTEVILHLVARSREKTMAGALRDALLQLEGAFSLVFLAEKHVIVARDPHGFRPLAFGQLELSGGKVAYVFASETCAFDLINAVYISDVEPGEMVIVGPEGITRQRYAPIAEKAHCVFEHVYFARPDSLVFGKSIAHSRERMGRLLAQQCPADADIVVPVPDSGVAAALGFSAESGIPYRQALIRNHYVGRTFIEPSQTIRDFGVKLKLNPVRHLLEGKRVVLVDDSLVRGTTSRKIVRMVRSAGAKEVHLRISCPPTISPCFYGVDTPTKGELIAANNTLEGIRRFTEADSVAYLPLSALSEAVEDTKQEYCYACYTGNYPTHLINIEELVNNKAMIGV, from the coding sequence ATGTTTGACAAGTTCCACGACGAGTGTGGTGTGTTTGCCATCTATGGGCATCCGGAAGCATCAAAGTTAGCGAATCTGGGGCTCTATGCGCTGCAGCATCGGGGCCAGGAGAGCGCTGGGATCGCCTCTTTGCACAACGACACGATCATCTGCCGCAAGGCGATGGGGCATGTCGCCGATGTGTTTACAAACCCGATTCTGGCGGAGTTGAAGGGTGAGTCTGCCATTGGGCACACGCGCTATTCGACGGCCGGTGACACCGTGGAGTTGAACGCCCAACCCTTCAACGTGATGTGCAACAAGGGCGCGATTGCCGTTGCCCACAATGGCAACATCACGAACGCCATCAATCTGCGCAATGAGCTGGAGCAGGATGGATCGATCTTCCAGGCCACGAGCGACACCGAAGTGATTCTGCACCTGGTGGCCCGTTCGCGCGAGAAGACGATGGCGGGCGCATTGCGCGATGCGCTGCTGCAGTTGGAAGGTGCGTTTTCGCTCGTGTTTCTGGCGGAAAAGCATGTCATTGTGGCGCGCGATCCGCATGGCTTCCGGCCGCTCGCTTTTGGACAGTTGGAGTTGAGCGGGGGCAAGGTGGCTTATGTATTTGCCAGTGAGACCTGCGCCTTTGACCTGATCAACGCGGTTTATATTTCTGATGTCGAACCGGGCGAGATGGTGATTGTCGGGCCGGAAGGCATTACGCGGCAACGCTATGCCCCGATTGCGGAGAAGGCGCATTGCGTCTTTGAGCATGTCTACTTTGCGCGTCCCGATTCGCTGGTCTTTGGCAAATCGATCGCGCATTCGCGAGAGCGCATGGGCCGTCTGTTGGCCCAGCAGTGTCCGGCCGACGCCGACATTGTCGTTCCGGTGCCGGACTCTGGAGTTGCCGCCGCACTGGGTTTTTCTGCCGAGTCGGGGATCCCCTACCGGCAGGCTCTCATCCGGAACCACTACGTTGGACGAACCTTTATCGAACCCTCGCAAACCATTCGCGATTTTGGGGTGAAGTTGAAACTGAACCCGGTTCGGCATTTGCTCGAAGGCAAACGTGTGGTGCTGGTGGATGACTCTCTGGTGCGTGGAACCACCTCACGCAAAATTGTCCGCATGGTGCGCAGTGCGGGTGCAAAAGAAGTTCATTTGCGTATCTCCTGCCCGCCTACGATTTCCCCCTGCTTCTACGGCGTCGACACTCCCACCAAAGGCGAACTGATCGCCGCCAACAATACCCTCGAAGGCATTCGTCGCTTTACAGAAGCGGACTCTGTTGCTTATCTTCCCCTGTCTGCGTTGAGTGAGGCTGTTGAGGATACGAAGCAAGAGTATTGCTACGCCTGCTACACAGGCAACTATCCCACACACTTAATTAACATCGAGGAGTTGGTCAACAACAAGGCGATGATCGGAGTCTAG
- a CDS encoding FRG domain-containing protein, translating to MNEIRVSSWGELNERLYEESWYQPHGRFRSPYAFRGLPDYRYDRRTSLNRLGGRYAQVEDDLQRNFRKYASRLANPRETALSDSYWNWLAMGQHHGLPTRLLDWTFSPYVALHFMTAKAELFPIDGVIWCIDFIKLRRFLPPGLKLILKRDGAVFFSADMLDQYARSLEDYDERVKSELPSGEACVIFFEPPSLDDRMVNQAALFSMMSSPTQQLEDWLQVHEAEQPGIFRKIIVPAVLKWEVRDKLDIANTTERVMFPGLDGLAAWMRRYYSPNHLIEIRYSPREEDRYLARIQDVRDLRMTVQLFRGEQPVREVHLTSRAGSQWWDESSQLPIEVLPRPIRFDFIPD from the coding sequence ATGAATGAGATCCGCGTCTCGAGTTGGGGCGAACTGAACGAGCGTCTCTACGAGGAGAGCTGGTATCAGCCGCATGGGCGCTTCCGTTCGCCATATGCGTTTCGCGGCTTGCCAGACTATCGCTATGACCGGCGGACTTCGCTGAACCGCTTGGGCGGACGCTATGCGCAGGTGGAAGACGATCTGCAACGGAACTTCCGTAAGTACGCCTCGCGGCTGGCGAATCCACGGGAAACGGCGCTGTCTGATTCCTATTGGAACTGGCTGGCCATGGGCCAGCACCACGGGTTGCCGACGCGCTTGCTCGACTGGACCTTCTCGCCCTATGTCGCACTGCACTTCATGACGGCGAAGGCCGAGCTGTTTCCGATCGATGGCGTGATCTGGTGCATCGACTTCATCAAACTGCGGCGCTTTTTGCCGCCTGGACTGAAGTTGATTCTGAAGCGCGATGGCGCGGTCTTTTTCTCGGCCGATATGCTCGACCAATATGCGCGGAGTCTCGAGGATTACGACGAACGGGTGAAGTCCGAGTTGCCCTCTGGCGAGGCTTGCGTGATCTTCTTTGAGCCGCCCTCGCTCGATGACCGGATGGTGAATCAGGCCGCGCTGTTTTCGATGATGTCGAGCCCGACGCAGCAGTTGGAGGATTGGCTGCAGGTGCATGAAGCGGAGCAGCCGGGGATCTTTCGCAAGATCATTGTACCGGCGGTGTTGAAGTGGGAGGTGCGCGACAAGCTGGATATCGCGAATACCACCGAGCGGGTGATGTTTCCGGGGCTGGATGGGTTGGCGGCGTGGATGCGGCGCTACTACTCGCCAAATCATCTGATCGAGATTCGCTACAGCCCGCGCGAGGAGGATCGCTATCTGGCGCGGATCCAGGATGTGCGGGACCTGCGGATGACAGTGCAGTTGTTTCGCGGCGAGCAGCCGGTACGCGAAGTGCATCTGACCTCACGCGCCGGGAGCCAGTGGTGGGACGAGAGCAGCCAGCTTCCGATTGAGGTTTTGCCACGGCCGATACGATTTGACTTCATTCCTGACTAA